A segment of the Pantoea trifolii genome:
TTAATTTTCCAACTGGCGGAGTAACGGAATGGTCGCAAAGGTTTGGTTAGTGGATGATGATTTGTCTGTGCGTGAATCGCTCGGTTTTTTACTTAAAACGCTGGAATATGACGTGGCCGATTTTGCCGATCTGGCCGCATTTGAAGCGGCCACGCAAGCGCAGGAACCGCTGCGTGGCTGTTTGCTGCTGGATGTGCGCATGCCGGGCATTAGCGGCCTGAGCTGGCTGGCGGAACAGGGCGATCGCCATCCGCTGCTGCCGGTGATCATCATGACCGGTCACGGTACCATTGATGCCTGCCGTCGTGCATTTCGTCAGGGCGCGTTTGAGTTTTACACCAAGCCGCTGGATATAGAACCGCTGCTGGAAACTATCCATCTGGCATTCAATGAGAGTGAACAACGTGCCGGGCGCTGGCAGTCGCAGCAGGGTTTGCAGGCGCGATTTGCGCTATTATCGGCGCGTGAAACTGAAGTAATGCAAATGATGATTGCCGGGCAAACCAGCAAAGAGATCGCGCGTGATTTATTGCTGTCGCCGCGTACCGTGGAAGCGCACCGCGCGGCAGTGTTCGCCAAGCTGGAACTCAATAATCTCGCGCAATTGATTCACGCCTGCCAGCAGCTGAACCAGGTATAACTACCAGGATGAACGGGTAATCGCCCGAATATTGCTTTTCTCTGCCGCGCTTTAAAGTGCCACTCACTATTAAACAGGAGTGA
Coding sequences within it:
- a CDS encoding response regulator transcription factor, coding for MVAKVWLVDDDLSVRESLGFLLKTLEYDVADFADLAAFEAATQAQEPLRGCLLLDVRMPGISGLSWLAEQGDRHPLLPVIIMTGHGTIDACRRAFRQGAFEFYTKPLDIEPLLETIHLAFNESEQRAGRWQSQQGLQARFALLSARETEVMQMMIAGQTSKEIARDLLLSPRTVEAHRAAVFAKLELNNLAQLIHACQQLNQV